Part of the Thermococcus barossii genome is shown below.
TGCTCGATCCTCTCGCTCAGCACGTCCGGTCTTATCGAGTTCCTCACGAAGCGCTGTATGTTCTCGAAGGTGTAGCGCTCGCCCTTCCTCTGGTATGTCTTGGTCATCTGATACTGCATGTCCTTGACGAGCTGGCCGAAGGCAACGCGGAAGAGGTCCCTCAGAAGGTCTCCAGCCAGCTTGAGCCTCTTGTTAGCGTAGTGGTCCTTATCGTCCTCGCCACGCAGTCCAAGGGAAAGCTCAAGAACCTTGAGGGCCATCATGCCGAGGTAGTAGGCCTTGGCGCGCCTGTCCTTCTCCTCGACACCCATATGCGGCAGGAGGTTGTTGTCTATGATGTGCTGGGCCCTTCTGAGCCTGTACTCCTTAGGCTGGCCGGGGAGGGCAAGCTTGCCTATGTAGTCAAGGGCCTCTTCCTGGGTGGTTATGTCGCTCGCGTCCTCAAGGTTGTCGAAGAGAACCTGCTGTATCCTCGGGTCGTCGCTTACAGCCTCAACTATCTCCTTATCGCTGAGAACGCCCAGCGCGCGCATGACGTAGACGAACTTGACCGGCCTCGGAACGTTCGGTATGTTGACGTAGAGAATTCCATCCTTTCTCCTCTCAACGGTGATTAAAGCCCTGTAGCCGTGCCTGTATGAGAAACACTTGGCTATGACCCTGTTCTGTCTCTCGTCTCTCTCAACGAGGGTCTTGTTGGGGGCGAGGTCTTCGATAGAGACGATAACCCTCTCAGAGCCGTTGATGATGAAGTATCCTCCGGGATCCTTCGGGTCTTCGCCGAGCTTTATCAGCTCCTCATCGCTGAGGCCGTAAAGCCTGCACGCCTTCGATTTTAGCATTATCGGAAGTTCTCCAATGCGAACCTCCACGGCCTCCTGGGCTATGCCGTTAACGACGGGAATGAGTTCGAGGTACAGCGGGGCCGAGTAGGTGAGGTTCCTTATGCGGGCATCCATCGGGTAGAGAGGCTTCCTCTGGCCCTGGGCCTCCTGGAATTCCGGCTCGCCGAGGCGAACCTTTCCAAACTTGACCTCGAAGTCCGGGATGTCCGGCTTGATGCCGCCGAACTCGTCTATGACCTTCTGCATGCCGTAATCAATGAAGGCGTTGTAAGAGTCAAGATGCTGCCTCACCAGTCCCTTCTCCTTCCAGTATGCCTCCATAACGAGCCAGAGGTCGTCGGGAGTAACATCAACAACGGTCGGTCCTCTCGATGCCATAATCTCACCTCACAGAATCAGTCCTCAACCACCAGGCGGTAGTAGTAATAGTAACCAGCCGTCGGGCTCTTCCTCTTGATCTCAAGAACGTCGCCGGGCTTTGCGCCAAGCGCGACAACAGCAGGATCTGAAGCCTTGATCTGTGGAAGCTGGGAAATCCTGATTCTGTACTTTCTGAGGAGCTCTTCCTTCTCCTCCTCGCTGAGTATTCTGTGCTCAGGAACCAGCTCGTGAGTGAATATATCAAATTCTTTTTTCGCCGCCACCGAGAATTGCCCCCTTAACATTTTTTAAGAACGATTATCACTACCTCCCACCTGCGGGTTTCGGTATATAAGCTTTTCGAGTGATAAATCGCCCGCAGGGGTTTATATCGGTTACGAAAAGTTTAAGAACCTTTTTCCATGCCGAAAAGCTACCCTGATGCACCTTTATGTTCACCCCTACTGGGAAAGGCTTATAAAGGCTCAGCGGGGGTTCGATGTTCAAACTTTCTGAGAAACGGCCAAACGCTCGAAATTGGGTGGAGTTTTGATATTGTTGGTGACAAAATGTTGTCATTATGCTACAGTTTCAAGAGACTCCCTGTCATATTCGGTCTAAACAGAGACAAAATTTGGTCAGTTTTTTGTATGGGATAAAGGGCGATAAGAGCTTTAAATCCTGGATGTGCCGCCATAAGAGTGTATCTATGTGAATGGCCGGATTTCACTCCCAAATTGTGGAAAATCTCAGCATTCCGGAGGTTCGCTCTGGATTGAGCATCAAGAAGGGTCAGGACTTTGATCGAACTTTCGTTCATCCAAAGTTTGTCGTGGTGGAGCCCCGGGCGGGATTTGAACCCGCGACCGGCGGATTACAAGTCCGCCG
Proteins encoded:
- a CDS encoding DNA-directed RNA polymerase subunit H, whose product is MAAKKEFDIFTHELVPEHRILSEEEKEELLRKYRIRISQLPQIKASDPAVVALGAKPGDVLEIKRKSPTAGYYYYYRLVVED